In the genome of Thermotoga sp., one region contains:
- a CDS encoding glycoside hydrolase family 2 TIM barrel-domain containing protein, with protein sequence MLRPENNTKRYLMNITGLWHLEVNGGVRPIAVPGSWNEQYQDLCYEEGPFTYRTAFYVPEELSKKHVRLYFAAVNTDCEVYLNEEKVGENHIGYLPFEIDVTGRIRAGKNELKVIVKNELKVGGFPSKVPDTGTHTVGLFGSFPPANFDFFPYGGIIRPVLVEFTDHSRVLDIWVDTSESDPGKKLGRVRVKVEVSEEAMGEEMKIKLGEVEKKIEVTDRFIEEEFVLEDARFWCPEDPHLYPLRVELEKDEYTLDVGIRTISWDEKRLYLNGKPIFLKGFGKHEEFPVLGQGTFYPMMVKDFNLMKWINANSFRTSHYPYSEEWLDLADRLGILVIDEAPHVGITRYHYNPGTQKIAEDNVRRMIDRDKNHPSVIIWSVANEPESNHPDAEGFFKVLYETAKKMDSTRPVVMVSMMDRPDERTRDVALKYFDIVCVNRYYGWYIYQGRIDEGLKALEEDVEELYRRHRKPIFVTEFGADAIAGFHYDPPQMFSEEYQAELVEKTIKLLMKKDYIVGTHVWAFADFKTPQNVRRPILNHKGVFTRDRQPKLVAHVLRKLWDEPDKVLED encoded by the coding sequence ATGCTGAGGCCAGAAAACAATACAAAAAGATATCTCATGAATATAACTGGTCTTTGGCATCTTGAAGTGAACGGCGGTGTCAGGCCGATAGCTGTTCCCGGGAGCTGGAACGAGCAGTATCAGGATCTGTGCTACGAAGAAGGGCCTTTCACTTACAGAACAGCCTTTTACGTGCCAGAAGAACTTTCTAAAAAGCACGTTAGGCTTTACTTTGCTGCGGTGAACACAGATTGTGAAGTATATTTAAACGAAGAGAAAGTAGGAGAAAACCACATTGGTTATCTTCCCTTCGAGATAGACGTGACGGGGAGGATAAGAGCAGGAAAGAACGAACTCAAAGTGATTGTGAAGAACGAATTGAAGGTGGGAGGCTTTCCTTCAAAGGTACCGGACACCGGCACACACACCGTAGGACTCTTCGGTAGTTTTCCACCTGCGAACTTCGATTTCTTCCCGTACGGTGGGATAATAAGGCCAGTTCTGGTGGAGTTCACGGATCATTCAAGGGTCCTGGACATCTGGGTGGACACGAGCGAGTCCGATCCGGGAAAGAAACTCGGAAGAGTACGGGTGAAGGTGGAAGTCTCAGAAGAGGCGATGGGTGAAGAGATGAAGATCAAACTCGGAGAAGTGGAAAAGAAAATCGAAGTGACAGACAGGTTCATCGAAGAAGAGTTCGTTCTTGAGGATGCAAGATTCTGGTGTCCAGAAGATCCTCATCTTTACCCTCTCAGAGTGGAACTCGAAAAAGACGAGTACACTCTGGACGTTGGAATTCGCACGATCAGCTGGGATGAAAAAAGACTTTACTTGAACGGAAAACCCATCTTTCTGAAGGGATTTGGAAAACACGAGGAGTTTCCCGTTCTGGGGCAGGGAACGTTCTATCCCATGATGGTGAAAGACTTCAACCTGATGAAGTGGATCAACGCAAATTCCTTCAGAACTTCCCACTATCCCTACAGTGAAGAATGGCTGGATCTTGCAGATCGGCTGGGAATTCTTGTGATAGACGAAGCTCCTCACGTTGGTATCACAAGGTACCACTACAATCCAGGAACCCAGAAAATCGCGGAGGACAACGTGAGAAGGATGATAGACAGAGACAAAAACCACCCCAGTGTGATCATATGGAGTGTGGCAAACGAGCCAGAATCCAATCATCCCGATGCAGAAGGTTTCTTCAAAGTTCTCTACGAGACAGCGAAAAAGATGGACAGCACACGTCCTGTCGTCATGGTGAGCATGATGGACAGACCGGACGAGAGGACAAGAGATGTGGCTCTGAAATACTTCGACATCGTCTGTGTGAACAGGTACTATGGATGGTACATCTACCAGGGAAGGATAGACGAGGGATTGAAAGCACTGGAAGAAGATGTGGAAGAACTCTACAGAAGGCACAGAAAGCCTATCTTTGTCACAGAGTTTGGAGCGGATGCGATAGCAGGTTTCCACTACGATCCACCTCAGATGTTCTCCGAAGAGTACCAGGCAGAACTTGTTGAGAAAACGATAAAGCTTCTCATGAAAAAAGATTACATTGTGGGAACGCATGTGTGGGCTTTTGCGGACTTCAAGACACCTCAAAACGTGAGAAGACCCATCCTGAACCACAAGGGTGTCTTCACGAGGGACAGGCAACCCAAACTGGTCGCTCATGTGTTGAGAAAATTGTGGGATGAGCCTGATAAAGTGCTGGAAGATTAA
- a CDS encoding MFS transporter: MDPKIKRALNISIVEGALAVLINQFFGGPYLTGYFLWMGASSFFIGLFGSIPFLANAFQIATVYFSNRLKTRKQLIVPLMWTARTSIVLFALFPLIKHGLLLAYILYFYIQIAGALSVPLWQSWMSDLVPKNMIGSYFGFRNLIHGLVQIPAMFVAGIILDSLGENWKGFSTLFFIAGALGLLSGYFLKVQYEPAYRPRETSLGITKVIGILLKEEHYRNFLLGFALWHFAVGVGTVYINVMLLKEVQFSYFQISVLNAVGMFIGTLFQPFWGRLGDRYGFQYFLKLCLWVHATVILLWALTPKSFLYVFLLQGIIGIFVIAGTSQLIFYILMYNVPSSLSAEAFSIFNSLSNILLFAGSLISGVLVSTLENLSLPFEVSAIRLTMIASFFLRTFAAYRISRMDLGTPQKATLFQLVRGSFFTSVVPWLRERLNTLNIFKRKH, translated from the coding sequence TTGGACCCAAAAATAAAGAGGGCGCTGAATATATCTATTGTAGAAGGAGCACTTGCAGTTCTCATCAATCAATTTTTCGGCGGGCCGTACCTGACTGGATACTTCCTCTGGATGGGTGCCTCCAGTTTTTTCATAGGACTCTTTGGATCCATTCCCTTTCTGGCAAATGCCTTTCAGATCGCCACCGTTTACTTCTCAAACAGGTTGAAAACCAGAAAACAGTTAATCGTTCCTCTGATGTGGACTGCCAGGACTTCAATTGTATTGTTTGCTCTGTTTCCTCTTATCAAACACGGACTGCTTCTGGCGTACATTCTGTACTTCTACATCCAGATCGCTGGAGCCCTTTCCGTTCCCTTGTGGCAGAGCTGGATGTCAGATCTGGTGCCCAAAAACATGATAGGAAGCTATTTTGGCTTTAGAAACCTGATTCACGGACTGGTTCAGATACCTGCCATGTTCGTTGCGGGTATAATTTTGGACTCTTTGGGTGAAAACTGGAAAGGGTTCAGCACGCTGTTTTTCATAGCCGGTGCTCTAGGACTTTTGAGTGGTTATTTCTTGAAAGTTCAGTACGAACCTGCTTACAGACCGAGAGAAACCTCCCTGGGAATAACGAAAGTGATAGGAATCTTGCTGAAAGAAGAGCATTACAGAAACTTCCTCCTGGGGTTTGCTCTCTGGCATTTCGCTGTCGGTGTTGGAACCGTCTACATAAACGTTATGCTCCTGAAAGAAGTCCAGTTCAGTTACTTTCAGATAAGCGTTCTGAATGCGGTAGGAATGTTCATAGGAACGCTTTTCCAACCTTTCTGGGGAAGATTGGGTGACAGGTACGGTTTTCAATACTTTCTCAAACTCTGTCTATGGGTCCATGCAACCGTTATTTTGCTTTGGGCACTCACCCCCAAATCCTTTCTGTACGTTTTCCTTCTTCAGGGCATCATCGGTATCTTCGTGATTGCTGGAACAAGTCAGCTCATCTTCTACATTCTCATGTACAACGTTCCTTCTTCACTCAGTGCGGAGGCGTTTTCCATATTTAACAGTCTATCCAACATCCTGTTGTTTGCAGGCTCTTTGATCTCAGGCGTCCTTGTCTCCACCCTTGAAAACCTCAGTCTTCCCTTCGAAGTATCCGCCATAAGACTCACGATGATTGCCTCCTTTTTCCTGAGAACTTTTGCAGCGTACAGGATTTCTAGGATGGACCTTGGAACACCCCAGAAAGCAACTCTGTTTCAGCTGGTCAGGGGGTCATTCTTTACGAGTGTTGTTCCATGGTTGAGGGAGAGGTTGAACACTTTGAACATTTTCAAAAGAAAGCATTGA
- a CDS encoding stage V sporulation protein S, translating into MEVLKVSSKSDPNKVAGAIAGVVREHGRAEIQAIGAGAVNQAVKAIAIARGYLAPSGIDLVFVPAFTDVEIENEKRTAIKFIVFPKS; encoded by the coding sequence ATGGAAGTTTTGAAAGTATCATCGAAGTCCGATCCCAACAAAGTTGCTGGCGCCATCGCTGGTGTGGTGAGGGAACACGGAAGAGCGGAGATCCAGGCCATCGGAGCAGGCGCTGTGAACCAAGCAGTGAAAGCCATTGCCATTGCACGGGGGTACCTTGCACCGAGCGGTATCGACCTCGTGTTCGTTCCCGCCTTCACAGACGTGGAGATCGAAAACGAAAAGAGGACCGCCATCAAGTTCATAGTCTTTCCAAAGAGCTGA
- a CDS encoding glutamate synthase-related protein encodes MGNLRKPNANEATGTFNRSRDVVPMSGICSRCIDGCTGGCEIWLASFRGREVLYPGPFGEITAGAVKDYPVDYSHLNILGYAHGAEGLPEGVEPGPDTAIFPNVDTTTEYGWEIKVKMKVPIFTGALGSTEIARKNWEHIAVGAAISGITVVCGENVAGVDPDLELDSGGKVKKSPELDRRIEIYKRYHDGEYGEILIQMNVEDTRLGVAEYVISKHGIETIELKWGQGAKSIGGEIKVKSLEEALELKRRGYIVLPDPELPEVQEAFKIGEIKEFERHSRLGFVSKESFLREVERLRELGFKRITLKTGAYSAVDLAMALRYGAEAKVDLITVDGAPGGTGMSPWPMMNEWGIPTFYLEALTYQFAEKLSKRGIRVPDIAIAGGFSTEDAVLKALMMGAPYVKAVCMGRALMIPAMVGKNIGEWLKKGELPKTVSKYGTTVEEIFITYEELKNRFGAEEVKKLPLGAIGVYTFIQKFKTGLQQLMAGARKFRLSVLSRKDLIALTKDAAEISGIPYVMESYRDEAEKILEE; translated from the coding sequence GTGGGAAATCTGAGAAAACCTAATGCAAACGAAGCAACGGGAACGTTCAACCGTTCAAGAGATGTTGTCCCCATGTCTGGAATATGCTCCAGATGTATCGATGGTTGTACCGGAGGCTGCGAAATCTGGCTTGCATCGTTCAGAGGGAGAGAAGTACTCTATCCAGGCCCATTCGGTGAAATTACAGCAGGAGCTGTCAAAGATTATCCTGTCGATTATTCTCATCTGAACATTCTTGGCTATGCCCACGGTGCAGAAGGCCTTCCCGAGGGAGTGGAACCAGGGCCGGATACAGCCATATTTCCGAATGTTGATACGACTACCGAGTACGGATGGGAAATTAAAGTGAAAATGAAGGTCCCCATCTTCACAGGAGCTCTCGGTTCTACAGAAATCGCCAGAAAGAACTGGGAACACATAGCCGTGGGAGCTGCTATCAGTGGAATAACTGTTGTCTGCGGTGAGAATGTGGCTGGTGTTGATCCGGACCTGGAACTCGACAGCGGTGGAAAAGTAAAGAAATCCCCAGAACTTGACAGGAGAATAGAGATATACAAAAGATATCATGATGGGGAGTACGGCGAGATACTGATTCAAATGAACGTCGAAGACACCAGACTAGGTGTAGCCGAATACGTGATAAGCAAACACGGTATTGAAACGATAGAACTCAAGTGGGGCCAAGGTGCAAAGAGCATCGGTGGAGAGATAAAAGTAAAATCTCTTGAAGAGGCTTTGGAATTGAAAAGAAGGGGTTACATTGTACTACCCGATCCTGAACTTCCTGAAGTTCAGGAAGCTTTCAAAATAGGTGAGATCAAGGAGTTCGAGAGACACTCGAGGCTCGGTTTTGTTTCAAAAGAATCTTTCCTGAGGGAAGTAGAAAGGCTGAGAGAACTTGGTTTCAAGAGAATCACGTTGAAAACTGGAGCGTACTCTGCTGTGGATCTTGCCATGGCTCTCAGATATGGAGCCGAGGCAAAGGTGGATCTCATCACTGTGGACGGGGCTCCTGGTGGAACAGGTATGAGCCCGTGGCCGATGATGAACGAATGGGGTATTCCCACATTCTATCTCGAGGCTCTAACGTATCAATTCGCGGAAAAACTGAGTAAGAGAGGGATTCGCGTACCCGATATTGCCATAGCCGGCGGATTCTCCACAGAAGATGCTGTTCTCAAAGCGCTCATGATGGGAGCTCCGTATGTAAAAGCGGTATGTATGGGAAGGGCCTTGATGATACCGGCAATGGTGGGGAAGAACATAGGAGAATGGCTCAAAAAGGGAGAGCTACCCAAGACAGTCTCAAAGTACGGAACAACAGTAGAAGAGATCTTTATTACCTATGAAGAGCTGAAGAACAGATTCGGAGCTGAAGAGGTGAAAAAGTTGCCACTCGGTGCCATAGGTGTTTACACGTTCATTCAAAAGTTCAAAACGGGTTTGCAACAACTTATGGCAGGAGCAAGAAAATTCAGGTTGTCTGTCCTATCCAGAAAAGACCTCATCGCACTCACGAAGGATGCTGCGGAAATCTCTGGTATTCCATATGTTATGGAATCTTACAGGGACGAAGCGGAGAAAATCCTCGAAGAATGA
- a CDS encoding TrkA family potassium uptake protein — translation MGKNIVILILMITFIFVFGTVAFHLTEGWGFFESFFFTLITVSTVGYSLPESITQAGKVISAILIGAGVTVVFYGFTAVTSFIVEGHIGEYFKNRRIKRMIDELSGHFIVVGAGRTGRHTTLEIMKAKKPFVVIDMSEEAIKRLEDFLEKKFPYVVGDATEEEVLMKARVERASSLVVTLPDDAKNTFVVLTAKSLNPNLEVVSRVSDMKALSKLVYAGADKVIATSELAGVRLAQMALNPTTISFLDILSFGEESFRIEEVMIPPESPIAGKTLGEINLSKRTGTIVIAIRRGGEVIFNPTGDTKVFPEDRLMVVGKSDHFEKLHRLMKEG, via the coding sequence ATGGGAAAGAACATCGTTATATTGATACTCATGATCACGTTTATTTTCGTATTCGGAACAGTGGCCTTTCATCTAACGGAGGGATGGGGTTTTTTCGAATCTTTCTTTTTCACTCTGATCACCGTTTCCACAGTGGGGTACTCTCTTCCAGAAAGCATAACACAGGCGGGAAAGGTGATCTCAGCCATACTGATAGGAGCGGGTGTGACCGTTGTGTTCTATGGCTTCACTGCCGTAACATCTTTCATAGTGGAAGGACATATTGGTGAATACTTTAAAAACAGGAGGATAAAGAGGATGATAGATGAACTGAGCGGTCACTTCATAGTGGTTGGGGCGGGAAGAACCGGCAGGCACACGACTCTTGAGATAATGAAGGCCAAGAAGCCATTTGTTGTGATAGATATGTCCGAAGAAGCGATCAAAAGACTGGAAGACTTTCTCGAGAAAAAATTTCCGTACGTGGTGGGAGATGCAACAGAGGAAGAAGTGCTCATGAAAGCGAGAGTTGAGAGGGCAAGTTCCCTGGTGGTGACACTTCCGGATGATGCGAAAAACACTTTTGTCGTTCTCACGGCAAAATCTTTGAATCCGAATCTCGAAGTTGTCTCCAGAGTCTCTGATATGAAGGCCCTGAGCAAACTCGTTTACGCGGGAGCAGACAAAGTGATCGCCACCTCGGAACTCGCAGGTGTCAGACTGGCCCAGATGGCGCTCAATCCCACTACCATAAGCTTCCTCGACATTCTCTCATTCGGCGAAGAATCTTTCAGAATAGAAGAGGTGATGATCCCTCCTGAAAGCCCCATAGCCGGCAAGACACTCGGCGAGATAAACCTGTCAAAAAGAACCGGTACCATTGTCATAGCGATCAGGCGCGGAGGAGAAGTGATCTTCAATCCAACAGGAGACACGAAGGTATTTCCAGAAGACAGGTTGATGGTTGTGGGGAAAAGTGACCACTTTGAGAAACTCCACAGATTGATGAAGGAGGGATAG
- the cutA gene encoding divalent-cation tolerance protein CutA: MVIVYSTFPDEKSVLETGKKLLERELIACFNTFEIRSGYWWEGKIVQNREWAVFFKTTKEKKKELSEELRKIHPYEVPAIFALKVESALPEYLEWLREVVL, from the coding sequence GTGGTAATCGTGTATTCGACGTTCCCAGATGAAAAGAGCGTACTCGAAACCGGAAAGAAACTCCTTGAGAGAGAACTGATCGCCTGTTTTAACACGTTCGAGATCAGATCTGGGTACTGGTGGGAAGGAAAAATCGTTCAGAATAGAGAATGGGCTGTCTTTTTTAAAACAACGAAAGAAAAGAAAAAGGAACTCTCCGAAGAGCTGAGGAAGATCCACCCGTACGAAGTTCCTGCCATTTTCGCTCTGAAGGTTGAAAGCGCGCTTCCAGAGTATCTGGAATGGCTCAGGGAAGTTGTCCTATAA
- a CDS encoding TIGR00725 family protein, with product MKRVGVIGYSGATDRPPVSDLRELCLELGRKLAENGFVIFNGGRDGVMELVSQGARKAGGTVVGILPDGEAGNPYLSVSIKTGLDSQMRSFILLRNMDVVVSIGGEIGTAIEILGAYALGKPVILLRGTGGWTDRIAQVLIDGKYLDSRKITEVHQVWTIEEAIDVIGQLP from the coding sequence GTGAAGCGAGTCGGTGTGATAGGATATTCCGGAGCAACCGACAGGCCTCCTGTATCAGATCTCAGAGAGCTTTGTCTGGAACTTGGCAGGAAACTTGCCGAGAATGGTTTTGTGATTTTCAACGGTGGAAGAGACGGTGTGATGGAACTGGTGTCCCAGGGGGCAAGAAAAGCAGGCGGAACGGTGGTGGGGATACTTCCCGATGGAGAAGCAGGGAACCCTTATCTGTCTGTTTCCATAAAAACAGGGCTTGATTCTCAGATGAGGTCTTTCATCCTTTTGAGAAATATGGACGTTGTTGTCTCGATCGGAGGAGAAATAGGAACGGCAATAGAAATCCTCGGTGCCTACGCGCTGGGGAAACCCGTGATTCTGCTGAGGGGAACGGGTGGATGGACGGACAGAATCGCTCAGGTTCTGATAGATGGAAAATACCTGGACAGCAGAAAGATCACGGAAGTCCACCAGGTGTGGACGATAGAAGAGGCAATTGATGTTATAGGACAACTTCCCTGA
- the lptB gene encoding LPS export ABC transporter ATP-binding protein, with translation MTNSLKCVNLEKKFGKRVVVDQVNLEFNQGEVVGLLGPNGAGKTTIFNMILGVVVPSSGKIFFKELDITRFPVYKRARLGITYLQQESSVFGGLTVRENIELVLRFFEKDEKKREEKIEQLLYEFHLKPLENQPANFLSGGEKRKLELARMMCLNPAFVLLDEPFSGIDPKTVKEIQKMALELKQRNLGVVVTDHNVDELVEIADRIYVIYKGRILAEGRPEEVLEDETVKEVYLGS, from the coding sequence ATGACGAACAGTCTGAAGTGCGTGAACCTCGAAAAGAAATTTGGAAAGAGGGTTGTGGTTGATCAGGTGAACCTCGAGTTCAACCAGGGTGAAGTCGTTGGTCTTCTCGGACCAAACGGTGCCGGGAAGACCACCATCTTCAACATGATACTCGGGGTGGTGGTTCCATCTTCCGGGAAGATCTTTTTCAAGGAGTTGGATATAACAAGGTTTCCAGTCTACAAAAGAGCAAGGCTTGGCATCACATATCTTCAGCAGGAGTCATCCGTTTTTGGTGGACTCACCGTCAGAGAGAACATAGAACTTGTGCTTCGATTCTTCGAAAAAGACGAAAAAAAGAGAGAGGAAAAGATCGAACAGCTCCTCTACGAATTTCACCTGAAACCTCTCGAAAATCAGCCGGCGAACTTCCTTTCCGGCGGTGAAAAGAGAAAATTGGAACTAGCGAGGATGATGTGTCTGAACCCGGCTTTTGTGCTTCTCGACGAGCCCTTCAGTGGAATAGATCCAAAGACCGTCAAGGAGATACAGAAAATGGCCCTCGAACTGAAGCAGAGGAACCTCGGTGTAGTGGTTACAGACCACAACGTGGATGAACTTGTGGAGATCGCGGACAGAATATACGTTATCTACAAGGGAAGGATCCTCGCCGAGGGAAGACCAGAGGAGGTCCTAGAAGATGAAACTGTGAAGGAGGTGTACCTTGGATCGTGA
- a CDS encoding OmpH family outer membrane protein, with protein MKKLFLPFVLVGVLLATFLISQSSTDSSLRIAYVDIERATESYQKWKDLNEKYRRDYSFYQSKLKEMEDELKKMQDEGRPQNEIQAKQREILAKKAEYENLLKSEYQPKIQEIMNEVVKKIQEYASVMGYDLVLTKQVVVYGNPTFDITEQVIAYINQQ; from the coding sequence ATGAAAAAACTATTCTTGCCCTTCGTCCTGGTGGGAGTTCTTCTTGCAACGTTCCTCATTTCCCAGAGTTCCACGGATTCCTCACTCAGGATAGCCTATGTGGACATTGAAAGGGCAACCGAGAGCTATCAAAAGTGGAAAGATCTGAACGAAAAGTACAGGAGGGACTACTCGTTCTACCAGAGCAAACTCAAGGAGATGGAAGATGAGCTGAAGAAGATGCAGGATGAAGGAAGGCCTCAGAATGAAATACAGGCAAAGCAGAGGGAAATCCTCGCAAAGAAGGCTGAGTACGAGAACCTTCTCAAGTCGGAGTACCAGCCGAAGATTCAGGAGATCATGAACGAAGTTGTCAAGAAGATTCAGGAGTATGCAAGTGTCATGGGATACGATCTTGTTCTCACCAAACAGGTGGTTGTCTACGGGAATCCTACCTTTGACATCACAGAACAGGTGATCGCTTACATCAATCAGCAATGA
- a CDS encoding ComEA family DNA-binding protein, with the protein MKIKRKHQRIALLLALVFFIMLGIMEQDKRPKEEEIPPQKVTSFPINLNSASVDDLVSIPGIGPVKARRIIEYRESHGPFSSVEELVNVSGIGEKTLKKISEYVMVEGVEQPTRDEVTKLNVNTASLEELETLPYIGEAKAKAIIEYREEHGPFSSPEDLLSIPGIGEKTLERIRGKITF; encoded by the coding sequence TTGAAGATCAAGCGAAAACACCAGAGGATAGCACTCCTTCTGGCGCTCGTATTCTTCATCATGCTAGGAATAATGGAGCAGGACAAAAGGCCAAAAGAAGAAGAAATCCCCCCTCAAAAGGTCACATCCTTTCCTATAAATTTGAACAGCGCATCCGTGGACGACCTGGTTTCTATCCCCGGAATCGGTCCTGTGAAAGCAAGACGGATAATTGAGTACAGAGAATCTCACGGCCCTTTCTCTTCTGTGGAGGAACTGGTGAACGTCTCTGGCATTGGCGAAAAGACGCTAAAGAAGATCTCTGAGTACGTAATGGTCGAGGGAGTTGAACAACCCACCAGAGATGAAGTCACAAAATTGAACGTCAATACAGCTTCTCTGGAAGAACTGGAAACACTACCCTACATTGGAGAGGCGAAGGCAAAGGCTATAATCGAGTATCGTGAAGAGCACGGCCCCTTTTCTTCTCCCGAGGATCTTCTGAGTATTCCTGGTATCGGTGAAAAGACACTGGAAAGAATCAGAGGAAAAATCACATTTTGA
- a CDS encoding SPOR domain-containing protein, with product MARVTLSEGQSRFLFWLIVVIFSAVIALLSYNLYLKWQLKNVKVEIVEIKPVEVNIPEELKVPLEVTPPPTPLLVEFEEFDYEKLRNEMADFVPENQTVSSFVVKKDDALRIIRRSNLPYLISPVSTDTYSIVLLGEFSDFSQVAQKSLYGVFVITTVSENLSKELAYDLRVAGYPSYVYAFTKREKNYYSVVVGAFPTRRLAEDYFEKLDWNDIMKRIGVSSPGYAGRLISP from the coding sequence ATGGCGAGGGTAACCCTCTCTGAGGGACAATCACGTTTCCTCTTCTGGCTCATAGTGGTGATATTTTCCGCTGTTATAGCTCTCTTATCTTACAACCTGTATCTAAAATGGCAGCTCAAAAACGTGAAGGTAGAGATAGTGGAGATAAAGCCCGTTGAGGTAAACATTCCCGAAGAGCTGAAGGTACCGCTTGAAGTCACGCCTCCGCCCACTCCCCTTCTTGTGGAATTTGAAGAATTTGACTACGAGAAGCTGAGAAACGAGATGGCCGATTTCGTGCCCGAGAACCAGACGGTTTCCTCCTTTGTTGTGAAAAAAGATGACGCCCTGAGAATAATCAGAAGATCGAACCTTCCTTACCTGATATCTCCCGTGTCTACAGACACGTATTCCATTGTACTCCTCGGGGAGTTCAGTGATTTTTCCCAGGTTGCCCAGAAGTCTCTCTACGGGGTTTTTGTGATAACGACCGTATCAGAAAATCTCTCAAAGGAGCTCGCCTACGACCTGAGAGTAGCGGGGTACCCCTCTTACGTTTACGCTTTCACAAAGAGAGAAAAGAACTATTATTCCGTGGTGGTGGGAGCCTTTCCCACCCGCAGACTGGCAGAGGACTACTTCGAAAAGCTCGATTGGAACGACATCATGAAGAGGATCGGGGTGAGTAGTCCCGGATACGCCGGGAGGTTGATCTCTCCTTGA
- a CDS encoding M42 family metallopeptidase, with translation MKDLIKRLTEAFGPSGREEEVKKILLEELEGYIDGYREDGLGNLIVWKGSGEKKVILDAHIDEIGVAVTNMDEKGFLMIEPVGGLSPYMLLGKRIRFENGVVGVVGIEGETLDERQENVKKLSFDKLFVDVGAKSREEAEKICPIGSFGVYDSGFTELSGKYVSKAMDDRVGCAVIVEVFKRIKPSVTLYGVFSIQEENGIVGASVAGYNIPAGEAIVIDVTDSADTPRAIKRHAMKLSGGPALKVKDRTSISNRKILEKLIETAEKFNIKYQMEVLTFGGTNAMGYQRTREGIPAVTVSIPTRYIHSPSEVVSPEDVEGTAELLIRYLGE, from the coding sequence ATGAAGGATCTGATCAAAAGGTTAACAGAGGCGTTTGGCCCCAGTGGACGAGAAGAAGAGGTGAAGAAAATCCTGCTGGAAGAGCTCGAAGGGTACATAGATGGTTACAGAGAAGATGGCCTTGGAAACCTCATCGTCTGGAAGGGATCAGGGGAGAAAAAGGTAATCCTGGACGCGCACATCGACGAAATAGGAGTGGCCGTTACGAACATGGACGAGAAGGGCTTTTTAATGATAGAACCTGTGGGTGGGCTCTCTCCTTACATGCTCCTTGGAAAAAGGATCCGCTTTGAAAACGGTGTCGTTGGTGTTGTTGGGATAGAGGGAGAGACACTCGATGAAAGGCAAGAAAACGTGAAAAAACTCTCCTTCGACAAGCTGTTCGTGGATGTTGGAGCAAAGTCCCGTGAAGAAGCAGAGAAGATCTGTCCGATAGGTAGTTTCGGAGTTTACGACAGTGGATTTACGGAGCTATCGGGAAAGTACGTTTCGAAAGCAATGGATGACAGGGTGGGTTGTGCTGTGATCGTGGAGGTTTTCAAGAGGATCAAACCGTCTGTCACCCTGTATGGTGTGTTCAGTATCCAGGAAGAGAATGGAATCGTGGGTGCCTCTGTTGCGGGATACAATATTCCTGCAGGCGAAGCCATAGTCATAGATGTGACCGACTCTGCAGACACCCCAAGAGCGATAAAGAGGCACGCTATGAAGCTGTCTGGAGGGCCTGCTCTGAAGGTGAAGGACAGGACTTCTATAAGTAACAGAAAGATCCTCGAAAAACTAATTGAGACCGCCGAGAAATTCAACATAAAGTACCAGATGGAAGTGCTGACCTTTGGGGGAACGAACGCCATGGGATATCAGAGAACGAGAGAAGGCATACCAGCGGTGACCGTATCCATTCCCACCCGGTACATTCATTCACCGAGTGAGGTGGTTTCCCCAGAGGACGTGGAGGGGACGGCGGAGCTTCTGATCAGGTATTTGGGGGAGTGA